From the Streptomyces nodosus genome, the window GGCCTCGACGCCGGAGCCGACGACTACCTGGTCAAGCCGTTCGAACTGGACGAGCTGTTCGCCCGTATCCGCGCCCTGCTGCGCCGCAGCTCGTACGCGGCCGCGGCGGTCGGCGCCTCCGAGAACGAGGCACTGACCTTCGCCGACCTCCGGATGGACCTGGCGACCCGCGAGGTCACCCGGGGCGGGCGGCCGGTGGAGCTGACCCGCACCGAGTTCACGCTCCTGGAGATGTTCATGGCCCATCCGCGCCAGGTGCTGACCCGTGAGCAGATCCTGAAGGCGGTGTGGGGCTTCGACTTCGAGCCGTCGTCGAACTCCCTGGACGTCTATGTGATGTATCTGCGCCGTAAGACCGAGGCGGGCGGCGAGCCGCGACTGGTGCACACGGTCCGCGGGGTGGGCTATGTCCTGCGGCAGGGCGGCGCCGAGTGATCCGACGGTTCCGTTCCCTCCCGCTCCGCTCCCGGCTGGCCCTGCTGGTGGCGGCGGCGGTGGCCTTCGGGGTGGCCGCGGTGTCGATGAGCTGCTGGTTCGTCGTCCAGGGCAAGCTGTACGAGCAGGTGGACAACGATCTTCAGAAGTCGGCGGCCAGGCCGCAGGAGTACTCCAAGGTGCTGGGCACCCTGGCCAGCTGTCCCCAGTCCCCCGAGTCGGACGCCGGTGACTTCCGGGTCCGCGAGAACTACTACCTCCAGCTGGTCAAGGCGGACGGCGCCAGCTGCCTCTCCGCGCAGTCCATGGGCATGGTCAAGATCTCCGACGCCGACAAGGACGTGATCCGGAGCGCGGCCAGCGGCAAGGGGATCCTCCGCAACGGCACGGACACCAAGGGCAACGACGTACGGGTGCTGACCGTGCCCCTGGTGGTCACCACCGGCAGCATCGGCCAGCCCCGGCTGTACCCGGACACCGCGCTCCTGGTGGCGGTGCCGCTCAAGAGCACCCAGAGCACCCTCAAGGACCTGGCCCTGCTGCTGCTGGTCGTCTCCGGCGTGGGAGTGATCGGCGCCGGTGCGGTCGGCCTGGCCGTGGCCCGCGCGGGACTGCGCCCCGTCGACAAGCTCACCGAGGCCGTCGAGCACATCGCCAGAACCGAGGACCTGACCACCCACATTCCGGTGGACCGGCACAGCGAGGACGAGATCGCCCGGCTGTCCCGCTCCTTCAACTCGATGACCTCGGCCCTGGCCAGCTCCCGTGAACTCCAGCAGCAGCTGATCGCGGACGCCGGCCACGAGCTGCGTACGCCCCTGACCTCGCTGCGCACCAACATCGAGCTCCTCACCCGCAGCGAGGAGACGGGCCGCCCCCTGCCCCCGGCGGACCGCGCGGCACTGCTGGTCTCGGTGAAGGCCCAGATGTCCGAACTGGCCGCGCTCATCGGCGATCTGCAGGAACTGTCACGGCCGGAGCAGGGTCAGCACGCGGAGCGGACCCAGGTGCTGGAGTGGCAGGACATCGTCGAGGAGGCGCTGCGAAGGGTCCGGCTGCGCGGCCCGGAGCTGACGATCACGGCGGATCTCAAGCCCTGGTACGTCCGGGCGGAGCCGGCCACGCTGGAGCGGGCGATGGTGAACATCCTGGACAACGCGGTGAAGTTCAGCCCCGAGGGCGGCACGGTCGAGGTCGCCCTGGCGGACGGTGTCCTGACGGTCCGCGACCACGGCCCCGGCATCGCGGCCGAGGAACTTCCGCATGTCTTCGACCGCTTCTGGCGCTCCCCGAGCGCCAGGGCACTGCCCGGCTCGGGTCTCGGACTGTCGATCGTGGCCCGCACGGTCCAGGGGGCCGGCGGTGAGGTGTCCCTGACCCGCGCGGACGGCGGTGGCACGCTGGCGACCGTACGACTGCCCGGGGCGCCCGTCCCCCCGCCGGACACGCCACCGGAGACGGTGCCGGGCGGACTTTCCTGAGCCGCGGCCGGCGCTCCGCGGGTTCGGCCCGGCCCCCGGCGGCTAGGGGCGAAGGCCGCTTCGGCGGCCCCTGATCTCCGGATCGTGCCGGGCTGGCCGGCGCCGGAGGCGCTCTCCTCGGGGCGGAAACGGCGCGGCCCGTCCCCGCCGACGGACGCCGGCGGACGCGAGGAGCGTCCGGGGAACGTCATCGGACGGGGACGGGCCGACGATCACTTGACGATCGTGATCCGGTCCGCCTTCGGGACCGCGTACGGCGCCGTGGCCGAGGAGTTGCCCTTCAGGTACGCCTCGAGCGCCGCCAGGTCGTCCGAGCCGATCAGCATGTTCTTGCCGTTGCCGAGCTCGGTGAAGCCGTCGCCGCCGCCCGCGAGGAAGGAGTTCATCGCGACACGGTAGGTGGCCGCCGGGTCGATCGGCTTGCCGTTCAGCTTGATCGAGTCCACGGCCACACGCGCGGCACCCGACTTGGTCAGGTCCAGCGTGTAGGTCAGGCCCTCGGAGATCTGCAGGATCTTCGGCGCGGCCTCGTTCGCACCGCTGACCTGCTGCTGCAGCGCGGTGATCACCTGGGCACCGGTCAGGCTGACCAGGTTCACGGTGTTGGCGAACGGCTGGACCGTGAACGCCTCCCCGTACGTCACGACACCGTCTCCCTCGGCACCGCTCGCGGGGTAGGTGAGCGGGGCGCGGATGCCGCCCGGGTTCATCAGGGCGAGCTCGGTCGTGGGGTCGAGCGACTTGGCGTGAGCGAGCTGCGCGTCGGCGATCAGGTCGCCGAGCGGGGACTCGGTGCCCTCGACACCGATCTCACCGGCGATGTAGCCGATGGGCCGCGACGCGATGGGAGCCGCGATCAC encodes:
- a CDS encoding response regulator transcription factor — its product is MSPAEGDRESQRILIVDDEPAVREALQRSLAFEGYATEVAMDGADALEKATAYQPDLVVLDIQMPRMDGLTAARRMRGAGSTTPILMLTARDTVGDRVTGLDAGADDYLVKPFELDELFARIRALLRRSSYAAAAVGASENEALTFADLRMDLATREVTRGGRPVELTRTEFTLLEMFMAHPRQVLTREQILKAVWGFDFEPSSNSLDVYVMYLRRKTEAGGEPRLVHTVRGVGYVLRQGGAE
- a CDS encoding sensor histidine kinase — encoded protein: MIRRFRSLPLRSRLALLVAAAVAFGVAAVSMSCWFVVQGKLYEQVDNDLQKSAARPQEYSKVLGTLASCPQSPESDAGDFRVRENYYLQLVKADGASCLSAQSMGMVKISDADKDVIRSAASGKGILRNGTDTKGNDVRVLTVPLVVTTGSIGQPRLYPDTALLVAVPLKSTQSTLKDLALLLLVVSGVGVIGAGAVGLAVARAGLRPVDKLTEAVEHIARTEDLTTHIPVDRHSEDEIARLSRSFNSMTSALASSRELQQQLIADAGHELRTPLTSLRTNIELLTRSEETGRPLPPADRAALLVSVKAQMSELAALIGDLQELSRPEQGQHAERTQVLEWQDIVEEALRRVRLRGPELTITADLKPWYVRAEPATLERAMVNILDNAVKFSPEGGTVEVALADGVLTVRDHGPGIAAEELPHVFDRFWRSPSARALPGSGLGLSIVARTVQGAGGEVSLTRADGGGTLATVRLPGAPVPPPDTPPETVPGGLS